In bacterium, the sequence CGCGCATTGCCGTTGAATCCAACGAAGTCGTAGCGTAGGCTGTCGACGAGTAGGACCACCGCGTTGCGCCGTACGGTCATTGCACGCTCCTCCCTTCTCCGGCGAACGGCACGACCCGTCCGCTGTCCGCCTCGAACAGGTGCGTGCGATCCCAGTCGAGTCGCAGACGGACGCGATCGTCGGGCCCGACGTGCGTCTCCGGATCGGCGAGGATCCGCAGGCGCACGCCCCCGCAGGTCGCGTGGATCAGCAGGTCTCGGCCCAGGGTTTCGACGAGCACGACCAGGGCGGGTAGGGTGCCGTCGGCCGCCACGTGGAGATGCTCGGGCCGCACGCCGAGCATGTACGCGCCCTGAGGGATGGGGCGCGGCAGATGCCGTAGCGGTGCGCCATCGAACACGATGCCATTCTCCGCCACCTGAACCGGCATGAAATTCATCGGCGGCGTGCCGATAAACTCCGCGACGAACCGCGACGGCGGCCGTTGATATAACTCCATCGGCGTCATCAGCACCACGAGTTTACCGCGGTCCATGATCCCGACCCGATCCGCGATCCCTAACGCCTCGGCCTGGTCGTGGGAAACGAAGAGCGTCGTGATCCCCAGTTCCCGTTGCAGCCGTTTGATCTCCGCCCGCGTGGCTTCGCGGAGCCGGGCGTCGAGGTTGGAGAGCGGCTCGTCCAGCAGCAGGATCGCGGGCGCCTTCACGAGCGCCCGGCACAGTGCCACGCGCTGCTGCTGTCCGCCGGACAACTGGGCCGGCGGTCTCGGCAGGCACTCGGTGATGCCGGTCAGATCGGCGACCTCGTGCACCCGTCGGGTTACCTCCGCGCGGGACGTCCGCTTTACGCGCAGCGGGAACGCGATATTCTCGAAGGTAGTTAAGTGCGGGTACAGTGCGTAGCTCTGGAAGACCAAGCCCACGCCGCGGGATTGTGGGCTCACGTCGTTGACCACGCGCTGTCCGAACAAAATGCGTCCCGCTGACGGCCGGTACAGTCCGGCCACCAGGAACAGCGTGGTTGACTTGCCACAGCCTGAGGGACCCAGCAGCGCCACGAGCTCACCGTCGCGGATTGTCAGGGAGACGTCATCGACCGCTCTGACGCGGCCGAACTGTTTGGAGACGTGCTCCAATGTCAATTCCACGCTACGCTTTCACTCCCCCCGTGAAAATTCGCAGAAGGTACTTCTGCGTCAGCGCAAAGAATACGACCGCGGGCAGGATGTAGAATACGCTGAGCGCCGTCACCAAGCCGTAGTCCGCGTACTGCTCCTCCCCAGACAGGCTGGCCATCAACACCGACAGCGTTTGAGAGTTCTGACTCGGCAGCAGCACGTACGGCAGCAGAAACTCGTTCCATCCGCTCAGGAAGGCGAAGATGCCGAACGCGAACAGCCCTGGCGAGATGAGCGGAAGCATTACCCGCCACCAGATCTGGAGCCGAGAGTACCCGTCCATCATCGCGGCCATCTCGATGTCCCAGGGAACCGCGTCGTAAAATCCCTTCATGATCCAGATTCCGAGGGGCAGGTCGAGGGCCAGCTTCACCAGGATGACGCCGCCGAGCTGGTCGTAGAGCCCGAGAACGCGGAGAATCAGGAAGATCGCGATGAGGAGCGTCACGCTGGGGAACGAATGCAGAACCATGGTGGAGGCAAGAAACGCCCCGCGTCCGCGAAAGTTCAGGCGGGAGAGCGCGTACGCCGCCATCGAGCCGATGAGCACTTCCGCCAGCGCCAGCGACACGGCAAAGAGCAGCGAGTTTGTGGCCGCCACCCACGCGTTCGCCTCGTTCGGCAGCGT encodes:
- a CDS encoding ABC transporter ATP-binding protein, with protein sequence MELTLEHVSKQFGRVRAVDDVSLTIRDGELVALLGPSGCGKSTTLFLVAGLYRPSAGRILFGQRVVNDVSPQSRGVGLVFQSYALYPHLTTFENIAFPLRVKRTSRAEVTRRVHEVADLTGITECLPRPPAQLSGGQQQRVALCRALVKAPAILLLDEPLSNLDARLREATRAEIKRLQRELGITTLFVSHDQAEALGIADRVGIMDRGKLVVLMTPMELYQRPPSRFVAEFIGTPPMNFMPVQVAENGIVFDGAPLRHLPRPIPQGAYMLGVRPEHLHVAADGTLPALVVLVETLGRDLLIHATCGGVRLRILADPETHVGPDDRVRLRLDWDRTHLFEADSGRVVPFAGEGRSVQ
- a CDS encoding carbohydrate ABC transporter permease, which encodes MPVAAVRWRWTIGAVLLVLSAPIVLTYGWLVMASFSVRTTGLVPHGFTWDNWRFLWSTLPNEANAWVAATNSLLFAVSLALAEVLIGSMAAYALSRLNFRGRGAFLASTMVLHSFPSVTLLIAIFLILRVLGLYDQLGGVILVKLALDLPLGIWIMKGFYDAVPWDIEMAAMMDGYSRLQIWWRVMLPLISPGLFAFGIFAFLSGWNEFLLPYVLLPSQNSQTLSVLMASLSGEEQYADYGLVTALSVFYILPAVVFFALTQKYLLRIFTGGVKA